The Bdellovibrio sp. ZAP7 DNA segment TGAAAATTACTCTAGGTGTAGCAGCAGCAGGCTTGGTGGCGTCAGCGCTAACAAGCTGTGGTCCTCGCGGCAACAATCCTAACGTTGAGATCATTCAAGATATGATGGAATCTCCGGCGATCAAAGCTCAGGAGTATGATGAATCCTCTCCTCACCACAGCGGCATGCGCGTACCTCCGGAACATACAGTTCCTCAAGGTTTCGAGCCATATCGTTATGCAACGGATGTTGAAGGTGCTGCAAAGAACCTTAAAAATCCACTTGCTGGTAAAATGGATGATGAGACTCTTTTGACGGGTCAAAAATACTACGAAACAAACTGCGCAGTTTGCCACGGCTATAAAGGCGAAGGCGGCGAGAAGTCTGGTGTACCGGTGTCTACTAAAATGGCATTGAAGCCACCTGCACTTTTGACTGACAAAGTTAAAGGCTGGCCAGATGGTCACTTGTACCACGTGATCACGATGGGACAAGGTGTGATGGGCCCTTATGCTTCTCACATTCCGCAAAAATACCGTTGGCAGGTTGTTAACTACATTCGTTTCCTTGAGAAACGGGATGGTAAATAGATATGGGCGAACATAAACACGTAGATCTACATTTGGGTAAATTCGAAGCACCTCAGTGGATGAAAACATTGAGCTTCGTTTTGATGGCGATCGGTTTGATCACATTCGCAGTGGGCTTGATCAAAAATCAAGACCGCTTGTGGACTTCATACTTGGTTTCTTTCTTTTTCTTCTCTTGCTTGGGCTTGAGCGGTCTTTTTTGGGTTGCTTTGAACAACGTTGCGAAAGCAGGTTGGTCAGTTTCTATCCGCCGTTTTGCTGAAGCGACGACGGCATTCATTCCATTCATCCTGGTATTTGGTTTGATCTTGTTGTTCGGTTTCAAAAAACTTTTCATCTGGGCAGATCCAAAAATCATCGCTGAAAATCCAGTGATCGCGGCAAAAACTGCTTACTTGAATCCGACATTCTTCGTGATTCGTTTGTTGGTTTTCGTTGTGGGTTGCATGATCTTTAAATGGGTGATGGTTGGTAACTCTTTGAAACAAGATAAATCAGGTGATGACAACTTGACTCACAAAAACGTGGGGCCGGCAGTAGGCTTCATCGCGTTC contains these protein-coding regions:
- a CDS encoding cytochrome c gives rise to the protein MKHLVKITLGVAAAGLVASALTSCGPRGNNPNVEIIQDMMESPAIKAQEYDESSPHHSGMRVPPEHTVPQGFEPYRYATDVEGAAKNLKNPLAGKMDDETLLTGQKYYETNCAVCHGYKGEGGEKSGVPVSTKMALKPPALLTDKVKGWPDGHLYHVITMGQGVMGPYASHIPQKYRWQVVNYIRFLEKRDGK